Genomic segment of Salvia splendens isolate huo1 chromosome 12, SspV2, whole genome shotgun sequence:
ATGGGCCTTGGCAGGCTCAGAGTCAACAGCGGATGCAGCTGAAACAGAACCCATTTCGTGATGAGTTTCGGCCCGTCCGGCCCGAGCTTCGTCTCGATCGGGTCAACCCCGAAGAACGATCTGGCCAGGAAATTGAACGCGGCCTGATCGCTCGGGGGGCCGAAGTCGGCTTTCCCTTTGGAAGCCAACTCTTTCTCCAAATTCTCAAACATCTCTGAGTAAGTATGGTGGAACTCCGGCATGACGCGGTCGCGGCGATAAGAGAGCATGATGAACATGAGTTTTTTGAGCTTGGCGTGGTTAGGCTCGGAGGGGTCTAAAAAGGAGAGGGTGCGGTAGCCGCCGGTGAGGTCGACGGAGGGCATGTAGGTGCCGGTGAAGAGGTCCTTCTTCTCGACTTTATCGGTGTTGAAGAGAGCGGGAAAGCTCTTGCCGTCGAGCAAAACGACGACGTTGGGGTTGAGGGAGATGAAGGGGCCGGGCGGCATGTTGGCTCGGAACACGGTGGATTGGTATTTCTTGATCCTCGACTTGAAGAATTCGTCGCGGCCTTGGTTGTAGAAGAAGTCTTCTCGATCCTTCCACGGCCCGATCAAGGGAAGCCCGTAGTCTCCTGGGATTTTCCGGATTGGGAGGGTGGAGGGTTTCGGTGGTGGTGGCGCCGCCGTGAAGGGCGGCTGGGAAATGTAGGGTTTCTCAGAAAGGGTGGCGGTGGTGATCGGGTGAGATCTCTTGGGCTTGGAGAAAGCCGGTAGCTTTGAGggagaggagaagagagaggagagagaagcCATTGATGAGTAGATTTGAGTCTGATAATTGATTGTTGACTATTGGTGGTGGGTATAAATAGATATCgtatcataataataaaataaataaattttgatgaaaGTAAGAGATGGATTATAAACATGGGTCGGAATTTATGTACTTTAATACCGGCGCCGTCCAAAAAAGGAATAGTGAGATCGAGAAAAAGTAGACTGAATTCCGGTTTCCTAGAAAGGTCACAATTTGTAGAAACATGAACGCTTGACCTTAAATAATGTTATTTGAAGCTACTTTTACATATACTGACAAATTTGGTGTTAGTTACGAAAGTTTTAAACTTGAAGTGAATTTAGATGGTAATTATGTGTACATATTAAAGAGGGAAAGTAATGTGCGTTGAACCGCTTGAATGAGTGTCAATTATCGTTGGTAGAATTGTGAAATTCAGTCCTGTTGTTAGGTTTGAATTaggaataagaaaataatagtattaaatacTGAATTCAAATTATACAGTGTGTAATAAATAGTCAACAcaatatatggagtagtatgATGGGCTGATTCTCCGTCGGCTTATTACACATGTTCTCGTCTAGAATAGTCAACACAATATATGGAgtctgttggcaattgaaactaaaaatataacatataactgtcccacatcggtgtcaagagaaaactgaaactagtatataagtctaatgggcccctcctcctatcaccaattggttttaggatggaacccacagatttctatcatggtatcagagcgggtcgccgactgtgggtcatatttaactgacccagcagtatatctgggctgaaaccgaaaaaaaatgactgacccagcagtataactgggctgaaaatttgggccaagtggtcccaaccgatcgaaaaaaattggaccgattgtccaatcgattagaaaaaagtccaacccctccaaagttcaccttgaaggggTTTGAGGGAGTTCACCTtgaaatgactgacccagcagtataactgggctgaaaatttgggccaagtggtcccaaccgatcgaaaaaaattggaccgattgtccaatcgattagaaaaaagtccaacccctccaaagttcaccttgaaggggTTTGAGGGAGTTCACCTTGAaggggtttgagggagggtgttggcaattgaaactaaaaatataacatataactggggagggtgttggcaattgaaactaaaaatataacatataactggggagggtgttggcaattgaaactaaaaatataacatataactgtcccacatcggtgtcaagagaaaactgaaactagtatataagtctaatgggcccctcctcctattatcaccaattggttttaggatggaacccacggATTTCTATCAGAGTCAAACACCAAAACAGGTCAAAGCTAACTACATTCTATCTCTATGTATCgtatacaataataataataataataataataataataataatattagtagtatttaatttgcGGCTAACCCGTGTCCATGTCATACCCTAATTCACACCGTTTCTAACCCATGTTCATTTTATACATAAACTTATAGTCATCTTTTCTATCGTTTCATCATTCCTCCTATCAGACCTATACTCTAATTCATCTTCAATTATCAAGTTATGCAATGTAATACATACAAAAATGACGCCGAAGATGCAagattaagagcatccacaatggcggcgagcggaccagctagccgatctccggcgctcgccggttcactcgccgaaccattgtaaccggcgagcgccatttcggcaaAAAAATCGCCGATCCGCGagcgctgggctatgcgctcgccgccattgcaggctccggaccgacgagcgattttttttttattttcaaaacactatatatacgcgctttgcacgtcattttcattcgcaccacttgttttaatgagcactatctctatcttaatttctgtacaagatcaacaacgggaaatgagcaacgttggtggtagtagtggtggtagtgttgggttttttttattatgtaattttttgaaatgtaattttttttaatttaaataaaattattggattTTTCCGTATCCGTGTCGtcaatttaattctgtattttgtgtgattgtcaattattcagcttttataattttgagtgatgtggctaggctattgctgagctatttATTTGTCCTGATGACTTGTCAAGatgatttttagtattgatgatgtggcagaaggagtttgtggctgggctattgctgggcgaaagccattgtgaatgctctaatgCCACAGGAATGGTGAGCCTTTAATTACTACCCAATGTGCTTGAAGCATGCTCCACGTTTTTCCTTTCCGGCCTCTTCTGGATTTGTCGTGCGTATAATAATCTGTTCATCTTTATGCACACCGATTACCGTACATAAATAGTTAGATACCGTCATTTACAAAGTAGTCGCCCATATTATATTGTCCGACGTTGCGTTTCTTCATCTTTTTCCCTTTATTTCTTCAATATCAAACACACGGCTTAATCCTCACATTAGTTTCAATCAAGATtgcataatgcattttaatGCTGTTTAATTAAGcttatttttaacatttttataAGCTTTAGCAGGTGGAGTAACAAACTAAACAACAAAACTGATGTTTACCATAGCCTTTTTGTatgtagagagaaaaactaAAGAGAATCTTGTATACTAGTATTTGATATTTCAAATTATAGAGGATCTgattttctttcaattttaattttgaatatggagttaaattttatttttaatatacgagTTTTCAATTATTATCACTTTTTATAGGAGTGTCAATTTTCGACGAAGTAACGTGAAGTGAGATAAGTGAGCTGAATCGGATCGTGTGTGTTTCATGTGCTTACATGGAACACTAAtacaagtgctcggtcaagacaccgcgcttcttaaatccactggatcactaggtccaggaacccaaggaacacagagtgttgttgtcgttggacacgctcgactctccttcaaaaattaatccctcaacccaaattactattaaattagtatagggaagtggggtcaatcccacgaagatggattcgtgagtagtgtttagagactctgggaacaagcggctgctgccacgcaaagggttgaggtttataacaactaccactagacctagacacggaatttaaatgctagacctaagaaacagaatacttgtaaaatcagacatcaacaccgaaagaaacaatagctcgctagaccgtgtaaatgattaactaaatatgactaggcaggaagaattaaaaagtggggaccaggacattcaaataaggtaagtacggtaaaagctgcaactaacaaactcatgcaatttcctatccaactcagaaacgtaaatgaagaaaacagagcatactcctagattcgaacagaatatagaaatcgggacgccggaaactcgctacgaatcggaagtacatcagatctacataaactgaacgaaatgaaacgaaaacacgtaagctaggcataaaattaaaccaacacgactcagattcacgtcgaatgcttaatccactccggatccaagacatccgaactcaacacccagcacaatcaactccatagcttcgattctcacagatctactcaaatcaactccagatcccaacaatcacagacaaccctacaacatcaacaagttaagaacccgattcatccacaaacagactccattctcccagatccaaccacaaacctgcgataatctagaaacaaccaactccaacaatccaactcagaattcaagtaatCATAATCGACACacaaagatcaacacagtcggcataaactaaaacgaaacttgcataaacacaGAGAATATCCAGAAATCAAAGAGGTCCTAgcctcgaacagcgaagctcggcgaattcagcagaaacgtaaacagaaaataaattgtttcttcgccctcaagtaggacggtgttaccaccagatcgaaaagtgtgtaagctagaagtgaaccccaagtatgccctgaatttcccacgaaagaacccaagtgtgtgaagaaaagtgaactaagctacaagctgttggcgaggtcccccaccgagaagatccctccagcgtgcatgcttctctcttttatagacgcggacataaccttctagagtcttcgtagaaatctctattctacccttcaactccgaggcttcctccgtcgagcaattttccgcataatgtccactctttcgccttcttcctaggtccacgcaactgtctcccttctttgctggacctggcgaaaatcttcacacacatggcttaaaacgcgtgttagacccagaaatttcacgaattaaagccctagacctatgcatgaaattagccttatcataaCGTTGGTTGGCTGAAGAGGCAAATTAATGTTGCTATTACTATACCCGCAATTGATatcaatttgaaaaataaaaattattgaaattttaaatatttaaaagtaaAACTTTTAATTCATATATACAAATCAAAATTTGGTGAATGTAAGATACAAGTGCGGAAATTATCAAAGTCTAACAAATTAAAGCTTCCTCGTTAGACATTACTCGATCTattccacaagaatatacactctttcctttttttagtccgtctcacccatttttcaattttaaaaactcTTTCTATCTAATAAGACTCATTCccccactaacaatattttaattattttttctctcaccTCTCTATTGCTTTACCAATTtcgcattaaaactcatgtcgaacccgaagtgcatattctttgaggaCGGAGAAAGTATTATATATTCCTTTCGTTCCTTGTTAATGAGTCTTTTCGGCACAAAGTTTAAAAATAGTGTGTAAAATGGATgaataagtaagagagatgcaaaatatagtaaaaaagaAACCCAAGGAGTGTGGTCGAGTGGTATATGACTCGTTCATCCTTAACCAAATGGTCAGGGGATCGATCCCTGCCTTTGGGTACGGAGCAACTTTAAATCCTTGGGTCAGCTGTCCCACCCATTGAAGTTCCCACTGGTGGTTACCCTTGAtaattacaatatatatatatatagggatgtattcatttcattttcctatatttcttcctttttccttcttaatatcagccattagattagagaaatggacggtcaagatcaacattgggtaattaatccagtgttgcattatttgtcctattttgtgcattatgagggtacaatagtaatctaataatggctggaaaccgctacgaataatgcaccacatggtcacgagtaatgcatataattggctatataatgcacaatatgtgaactgcaatgcatacgaacaagatgtgatgtgttatgatgtttgacacacgtttcttgtttcccctaagggtttaataagcttaggggctagggtatagtacgtagacatgtatgtaatcttcacatggtaacgagtaatggatataattgactatataatgcacaatttgtgaactgcaatgcatacgaacaagatgtgatgtgttatgatgtttgacacacgtttcttgtttcccctaagggtttaataagcttaggggctagggtatagtacgtacgcattaataacaaattataaaacgatacgaataattcaccaaattgtcacgagtaatggatgttattaactatataatgcacaatatgtgaactgcaatgcatacgaataagatgtaccatgttatgatgtttgacacacgtttcttgtttcccctaagggtttaataagcttaggggctagggtatagtacgtagacattactaaatgcacgtatgtaatcttcaatccgttgattaacccatatacacaatacctctaataatgcataatatactgagataatgacaattaacagctacataatgcactacctaaaccaaataatgcacatacgtatattccaataacaacaatttgttagtaatgtctacgtactataccttaaccctaagcttattaaacccttaggggaaacaagaaacgtgtgtcaaacatcataacatggtacatcttatttgtatgcattgcagttcacatattgtgcattatatagttaataacatccattactcgtgacaatttggtgaattattcgtatcgttttataatttgttattaatgcgtacgtactataccctagcccctaagcttattaaacccttaggggaaacaagaaacgtgtgtcaaacatcataacacagcacatcttgttcgtatgcattgcagttcacaaattgttcattatatagtcaattatatcaattactcgttaccatgtgaagattacatacttgtctacgtactataccctagcccctaagcttattaaacccttaggggaaacaagaaacgtgtgtccaaacatcataacatggttggtacatcttattcgtatgcattgcagttcacatattgtgcattatatagtcaattatatgcattactcgtgaccatgtggtgcattattcgcagataccaaaatgtggcagttactttttccgtcaaatgtcaataataaccctgtaatgcatacaaacaccttctataatgcaacacggaaccagttttatagaatcaaccTGATctgttgatgccttagatctaacgcgtaatattaagaaggaaaaaggatctaagatgtgaaaaggagaataacgctcccctatatatatatatatatatatatatatatatatatataagcgTTATTCttctattcatcccttagatcatttattcttcttaatatgggacattagatctcattcatcaacggtccagatgatctgcattattacactataatggtgcattattagtcggtgtgcattattcaactgaaaatctgcattattacactataatggtgcattattagtcggtgtgcattattcaactgaaaatctgcattattaaatgacacgtgacaccaatctaaccgtcggatgacaaaatcgtggggctgagattaaaaagaacaaagaac
This window contains:
- the LOC121757011 gene encoding allene oxide synthase 1, chloroplastic-like; this encodes MASLSSLFSSPSKLPAFSKPKRSHPITTATLSEKPYISQPPFTAAPPPPKPSTLPIRKIPGDYGLPLIGPWKDREDFFYNQGRDEFFKSRIKKYQSTVFRANMPPGPFISLNPNVVVLLDGKSFPALFNTDKVEKKDLFTGTYMPSVDLTGGYRTLSFLDPSEPNHAKLKKLMFIMLSYRRDRVMPEFHHTYSEMFENLEKELASKGKADFGPPSDQAAFNFLARSFFGVDPIETKLGPDGPKLITKWVLFQLHPLLTLSLPRPIEDGLLHNFMLPPFLIKKDYDRLYEFFYSNSAELLGQAEKLGLSPDEACHNLLYTTCFNSFGGMKKLFPNILKWVGRGGTRLHTDLAREIRAAVASHGGVTMAAMESMPLMKSVVYEALRVEPPVASQYAKAKRDFMVESHDAAFEIKEGEMLFGFQPFATKDPRIFNRAEEFVPARFVGEEGERLLKHVVWSNGPENEHATVNNKQCAGKDFVVLAARLLLVEIFRRYDSFDIEVSTSPLGNSIKLTSLKRASF